The Caulifigura coniformis genome includes a region encoding these proteins:
- a CDS encoding right-handed parallel beta-helix repeat-containing protein, whose product MWSVGVRAFGCLASFMAAAVLLSASHLSAAEYHVGPDQPIKRLEMAPFARLQAGDLLAIHWRPDPYRVKWVLACRGTKDKPIVIRGIPGPEGQLPVIEADGAITGTGLDYWSGQRGLIKIGGSNIPPDVIPAHIVIEGLEVRGARPGRNFFGRDGLQEYSDAASAIYIEKGEHITIRSCRLHDCANGFFTAPESSEILVEGCHIEGNGLEGSGFQHNSYTEAAGIIYQFNRFGPLRDGCGGTNLKDRSAGTVVRYNIIEGGNRQLDFVESQEGDTIKTDPRYHQAFVYGNLLIEPNNAGNPQIVHFGGDSGPQEDFRQGPLWFYHNTVVSKRRTNTTLLRLSTQLQSAEVFNNIVYVEAEGSRLSILDETGTARLHHNWLKKGYKDCHGTLAGTVTDSSNITGDAPGFRDAAQHDFRLVESSPARHAGQPLPNALAEQPVKYELVPPFGFRKRPADDRPDLGAFELP is encoded by the coding sequence ATGTGGAGCGTAGGAGTCCGGGCGTTCGGCTGTCTGGCGTCGTTTATGGCAGCGGCAGTGCTGCTGTCTGCGTCACACCTGTCCGCGGCCGAGTACCACGTCGGCCCCGACCAGCCGATCAAACGCCTCGAAATGGCCCCCTTCGCACGGCTGCAGGCGGGCGACCTCCTCGCCATCCACTGGCGGCCCGATCCTTACCGCGTGAAGTGGGTCCTCGCCTGTCGGGGAACGAAGGACAAGCCGATCGTCATTCGCGGCATCCCCGGCCCTGAAGGGCAGCTCCCCGTAATCGAGGCCGACGGAGCGATCACCGGCACCGGACTCGACTACTGGAGCGGGCAGCGCGGCCTCATCAAGATCGGAGGCTCAAACATTCCGCCCGATGTCATTCCGGCCCACATCGTCATCGAAGGGCTGGAAGTCCGCGGTGCACGCCCGGGCCGGAACTTCTTCGGACGCGACGGGCTCCAGGAATACAGCGACGCCGCCAGTGCCATCTACATCGAGAAGGGCGAGCACATCACCATTCGCAGTTGCCGTCTGCACGACTGCGCCAACGGCTTCTTCACCGCCCCCGAATCGAGCGAGATTCTCGTCGAAGGCTGCCACATCGAAGGCAATGGCCTCGAAGGAAGCGGCTTCCAGCATAACAGCTACACAGAAGCCGCCGGCATCATCTACCAGTTCAATCGCTTCGGCCCGTTGCGCGACGGCTGCGGCGGCACGAACCTCAAGGATCGCTCGGCCGGAACGGTCGTTCGATACAACATCATCGAAGGGGGCAACCGGCAGCTCGACTTCGTGGAGTCGCAGGAAGGGGACACGATCAAGACCGATCCGCGTTACCACCAGGCATTCGTCTACGGCAACCTGCTGATCGAACCCAACAACGCCGGCAATCCGCAGATTGTCCACTTCGGAGGCGACAGCGGGCCGCAGGAAGATTTCCGGCAGGGACCGCTCTGGTTCTATCACAACACGGTCGTCTCGAAGCGGCGCACCAACACGACTCTGCTCCGTCTCTCGACGCAGCTGCAGAGCGCCGAGGTGTTCAACAACATCGTCTATGTCGAGGCCGAGGGCTCGCGACTGTCGATCCTCGACGAAACCGGAACCGCCCGCCTGCACCACAACTGGCTGAAGAAGGGCTACAAGGACTGCCACGGAACGCTCGCCGGAACGGTCACCGATTCCAGCAACATCACCGGCGACGCTCCCGGCTTCCGCGACGCAGCGCAGCACGACTTCCGGCTCGTCGAATCATCCCCCGCCCGCCACGCGGGACAGCCGCTGCCGAACGCGCTCGCCGAGCAGCCGGTGAAATACGAACTTGTCCCTCCGTTCGGCTTCCGCAAGCGGCCCGCCGACGACCGGCCCGATCTCGGCGCCTTCGAGCTGCCGTAG
- a CDS encoding DUF4142 domain-containing protein has translation MLRSTTAIAAMLAASSVPAQQVGSPQPGSPQRPGQTTQIQGADQNQTRERDRTQPPAAAQGSNSFAPGASAPRNEVPSQEGRARQANRRGRPGQTAENRFDSHVADCLILGNQGEIALLKFGMERTKSEAVKELAQTMIKDHEKAIGELKEFASPHGANAQLTTDQAEIRGAANSREALKVPADAENAPAHGGQNNLMAKMHRMAVRTHEQCLVLSRAELTKYEGHEFDQAFLGQQLGAHIGMLATLKAAGEEASSDLSEWTLKAQETTKTHKDHLEKLMNDLGKEAHSKK, from the coding sequence ATGTTGCGCTCCACTACCGCAATTGCGGCCATGCTTGCCGCCAGTTCCGTTCCGGCCCAGCAGGTCGGGAGTCCGCAGCCCGGTTCGCCGCAGCGCCCCGGCCAGACGACGCAGATCCAGGGAGCTGATCAGAACCAGACGCGTGAACGAGATCGGACTCAGCCGCCGGCTGCGGCACAGGGGTCAAATTCCTTTGCACCCGGGGCGTCTGCACCACGGAATGAGGTTCCGAGCCAGGAGGGGCGTGCCCGCCAGGCCAACCGTCGTGGCCGGCCGGGGCAAACCGCCGAGAACCGGTTCGACTCCCATGTGGCGGACTGCCTGATCCTGGGCAATCAGGGCGAAATCGCTCTGCTGAAGTTCGGCATGGAACGAACGAAGAGCGAGGCCGTAAAAGAACTCGCCCAGACGATGATCAAGGATCACGAGAAGGCGATCGGCGAACTGAAGGAGTTCGCTTCACCTCACGGGGCGAACGCACAGCTGACGACCGATCAGGCGGAAATCCGAGGCGCAGCAAACAGCCGCGAAGCGCTCAAGGTGCCGGCCGATGCGGAGAACGCCCCGGCCCACGGAGGCCAGAACAACCTGATGGCGAAGATGCACCGGATGGCGGTCCGGACCCATGAGCAGTGCCTCGTTCTGAGTCGTGCAGAGCTGACTAAGTACGAAGGTCACGAATTCGACCAGGCGTTTCTCGGCCAGCAGCTTGGAGCGCACATTGGCATGCTCGCGACGCTGAAGGCGGCGGGTGAAGAAGCTTCGAGCGACCTTTCGGAATGGACGTTGAAAGCCCAGGAAACGACCAAGACGCACAAGGATCACCTGGAGAAGCTGATGAACGACCTGGGGAAGGAGGCGCATTCGAAGAAGTGA